The DNA segment CGGAGCCGTGCGGGTGGACCCGCGAATCGAATCCGCTCGTGTCATACCTGTGGTCAAAGAGCTTGCGGCACAGGGCATAACTGTCAGCATCGATACCATGCACGCTGACGTCGCACGGGGGGCGCTGGAGAACGGAGCGCGGATCGTCAACGACGTGTCCGGTGGGCGCTGCGACCCGGCGATGGCGCCGCTGGTGGCCGAGGCGGGGGTGCGCTGGGTGTTGATGCACTGGCGCCCGGTGTCCGCTGGCAGGCCGCACCAGGTTCCGGACTACCGCGACGTGGTGGCCGAGGTGCGCGCCGACCTGCTGGCCAGCGTCGCCGACGCGGTGGCCGCCGGCGTTGACCCGGCCAACCTCGTGATCGATCCCGGGCTTGGCTTCGCGAAGACGGGACAACACAATTGGGCACTGCTGCACGCGTTGCCGGAGTTGGTTGCCACCGGGTTCCCGGTGCTGCTGGGCGCCTCACGCAAACGCTTCCTCGGCGCGTTGCTGGCCGGGCCCGACGGCGTGCTGCGACCACCCGGCGGGCGGGAAACCGCGACGGCCGTGATCACCGCGATGGCGGCCCTGCACGGGGCCTGGGGGGTGCGCGTGCACGATGTGCGGGCCTCGGTCGACGCCCTCAAGGTCGTCGACGCGTGGCAGCGGACGGAAAGGACGGGACCCGATGGCTGACCGGATCGAGTTGCGCGGCTTGACCGTTCACGGCTACCACGGGGTCTACGACCACGAGCGGGTGGGCGGGCAGCGCTTCGTCGTCGATATCACCCTGTGGATCGACCTGGCCGATGCCGCCGCAAGCGACGATCTGGCCGACACGTTTGACTACGTCCGTCTGGCCGCGCGGGCGGCCGAGATCGTCGCCGGGCCACCGCGGAACCTAATCGAAACTGTGGGCGCCGAGATCGCCGACCACGTGATGGCCGACGAGCGGGTGCATGCCGTCGAGGTGGTGGTCCACAAGCCGCAGGCGCCCATCCGGCAGACGTTCACCGACGTGGCGGTGGTGACCCGGCGGTCGCGGCGCGGCGGGCGGGGCTCGGTGATGCCCGCGGGCGAGGTGTGATGACCCGCGCCGGCGACGATGCGGTGGGAGCACCACCCGCTTGCGGGGGACGAACCGATGAGGTGGGGGCACGCCCCCACAAGTGGGAGGTACCCCCATCCGCTTGCGGGGGAGAGCGGCGCTGATGACGAGCGTCGTGCTGTCGATCGGCTCCAACCTCGGTGACCGCCTGGCATCGCTGCGGTCGGTGGTCGTCGGACTCGGCGGCACGGTCCGCGCGGTCTCCCCGGTCTACGAGACCGATCCCTGGGGCGGGGTGCGCCAGGGACCGTTTCTGAACGCTGTGCTGATTGCCGACGACCCGGCCCGTGACGCTGCGGCCTGGCTGCGCCGCGCCCAGGCACTGGAACGGGCGGCGGGTCGGGTGCGCGACCGCCGTTGGGGCCCGCGCACCCTCGACGTGGACCTGATCACCTGCCACCGGACCGGTCCGGGCGGCCCGGCGGAAGTTATCTGCCGCAGCAGCTCGCTGACGCTGCCGCACCCGCGGGCCCACCGGCGGGCCTTCGTGCTGGTGCCGTGGCTCGACGTCGACCCGGGGGCCGAGCTCACGGTGGCCGACCGGGTGTGGCCCGTCGCCAAGCTGCTGGCCGAGTTGGAACCTGCCGACCGGGACTGCGTGCGCAGGTTCCCGCGGACCCTGGATCCGGAACCGGGCTGATGGGACCCACCCGCAAACGTGACCTGACGGCCGCGGTGATCGCCGCCGCGGTGGTGGGCTACCTGCTGGTTGGCGGGCTGTATCGGTGGTTTCCGCCGATCACCGTGTGGACCGGACTGTCGCTGCTGGCGGTCGCGATCGCCGAGGCGCTGTGGGCGCGTTACGTCCGGGCAAAGATCAACGACGGCGAGATCGGAGACGGGCCCGGCTGGCTGCACCCGCTGGCCGTGGCGCGCAGCGTCATGGTCGCCAAGGCGTCGGCCTGGGTGGGTGCGCTGGTGTTGGGTTGGTGGCTCGGCGTGTTGGTGTACTTCCTGCCGCGGCTGTCCTGGCAGCGGGCCGTGGCCGAGGACGTCACCGGCGCGGTGGTGGCTGCGGTCAGCGCGCTGGCGTTGGTGGTCGCCGCGCTGTGGCTGCAGCACTGCTGTAAGTCGCCGCAGGATCCCACCGAGCGCGGCGAGGGCGTGGAGACCTAAAGGGAATCGATCGGCGCGCCGTTGCGAGCTCTAACCCGCTCTAACCGGGGCCGTCGCGTCGCGCGCCAACGTTAGCTGGCCATCAACCGGCCGCACCCAACTTGGCCGGCGAATCGCCGGACCGGCGCGACACGCTGAGTGACCTCGGCCAGGTACAGTCAGCCCATGACCGTTCTGTCCCGCGGCGCCCGGGTCCGGCGCGGCGGCCGCAGGCCGGGTTGGGTGCTCCTGACGACGTTGCTGGTCCTGGCAATCGGGGCGAGTTGCGGATTGGTTTTCACCAGTCGTGTGGAGCTTCTTAGGCTGGCCGTGATCCTGGCGCTGTGGGCCGCGGTCGCCGGTGCGTTCGTGTCGATGCTTTACCGTCGCCAAGCCGAGGTGGAACAGGCCCGGGCGCGGGATCTGAAGCTGGTGTACGACCTTCAGTTGGATCGGGAAATCTCCGCCCGCCGGGAGTACGAGCTGACCGTGGAGTCGCAGCTGCGTCGCGAGCTGGCCTCGGAGCTGCGCGCGGCGGCCGCCGACGAGGTGGCCGCGCTGCGGGCCGAGCTGGCCGCACTGCGAACCAGCCTCGAGATCCTGTTCGACACCGATCTGCAGCACCGTCCAGCATTGGAGCCGTGGGAGAAAGAACGTGATGCCGCACGGGTTCTGGCGGATCGAGCCCACGATGTGGCCCATTCCGACGCCCTGGGCAGGCCCCGAAGCAGGGAAACCCCACCCGCCGACTGGGTGTCCAGTGATCGGGTTACCGTTGTCCCCCGGCGAGCGGCCAGTCGCGCCGATGACACGTCGATCATCGATGTGCCCGAGGTGGGGGTGCCACCCGGCGGCGGGGGACCGCTGGCGTCGCCCCGGCAACCCACTCCCGCGGGGGAGCAGCGCCGGTCGAGCTACGACGCCTCGCCGCCATCCGAGCCGGCGCGTGTCCCTCGTCATCGGCCGCCCGAGCCCGAGCGGTCGGGCTGGCCGCCGGAGGCCGCCGACGGAAAGTGGTTGCCTCCGGGGACACCGGGCAGCCACTGGGCATCCGATGATGTGGCTTCCGAGCCGACGGCCCAGCCGTCGAGCCGGCGGCGGCGCGCCCGGCATGCCAGCCCGGAGGATCGGGACGACGGCCCGCTCGGCCCTGTCGAGCCGCACTACGGCGGCCGCCGGTCGCGCTCCCGCCACTCCGCGGAGTACCTCGACCACGGCGTGGCCGGCCTGCGCGACAGTCTCGGCGGCTCTGCGGGCGGCGCACCGGGTGAGCACTCGCCGCCGCCCCGGTTGGCCCC comes from the Mycobacterium shinjukuense genome and includes:
- the folP gene encoding dihydropteroate synthase — translated: MSPAPMRVMGVVNVTEDSFSDGGRYLDAGDAVEHGLALAADGADIIDVGGESTRPGAVRVDPRIESARVIPVVKELAAQGITVSIDTMHADVARGALENGARIVNDVSGGRCDPAMAPLVAEAGVRWVLMHWRPVSAGRPHQVPDYRDVVAEVRADLLASVADAVAAGVDPANLVIDPGLGFAKTGQHNWALLHALPELVATGFPVLLGASRKRFLGALLAGPDGVLRPPGGRETATAVITAMAALHGAWGVRVHDVRASVDALKVVDAWQRTERTGPDG
- a CDS encoding DUF3180 domain-containing protein — translated: MGPTRKRDLTAAVIAAAVVGYLLVGGLYRWFPPITVWTGLSLLAVAIAEALWARYVRAKINDGEIGDGPGWLHPLAVARSVMVAKASAWVGALVLGWWLGVLVYFLPRLSWQRAVAEDVTGAVVAAVSALALVVAALWLQHCCKSPQDPTERGEGVET
- the folK gene encoding 2-amino-4-hydroxy-6-hydroxymethyldihydropteridine diphosphokinase, whose amino-acid sequence is MTSVVLSIGSNLGDRLASLRSVVVGLGGTVRAVSPVYETDPWGGVRQGPFLNAVLIADDPARDAAAWLRRAQALERAAGRVRDRRWGPRTLDVDLITCHRTGPGGPAEVICRSSSLTLPHPRAHRRAFVLVPWLDVDPGAELTVADRVWPVAKLLAELEPADRDCVRRFPRTLDPEPG
- the folB gene encoding dihydroneopterin aldolase, translated to MADRIELRGLTVHGYHGVYDHERVGGQRFVVDITLWIDLADAAASDDLADTFDYVRLAARAAEIVAGPPRNLIETVGAEIADHVMADERVHAVEVVVHKPQAPIRQTFTDVAVVTRRSRRGGRGSVMPAGEV
- a CDS encoding DUF6779 domain-containing protein, which encodes MTVLSRGARVRRGGRRPGWVLLTTLLVLAIGASCGLVFTSRVELLRLAVILALWAAVAGAFVSMLYRRQAEVEQARARDLKLVYDLQLDREISARREYELTVESQLRRELASELRAAAADEVAALRAELAALRTSLEILFDTDLQHRPALEPWEKERDAARVLADRAHDVAHSDALGRPRSRETPPADWVSSDRVTVVPRRAASRADDTSIIDVPEVGVPPGGGGPLASPRQPTPAGEQRRSSYDASPPSEPARVPRHRPPEPERSGWPPEAADGKWLPPGTPGSHWASDDVASEPTAQPSSRRRRARHASPEDRDDGPLGPVEPHYGGRRSRSRHSAEYLDHGVAGLRDSLGGSAGGAPGEHSPPPRLAPPPPPEPAPRHRSAEEGSHGLDRQGGGQTVADLMARLQVEPTGGGRRRRRGG